The following proteins are encoded in a genomic region of Aerosakkonema funiforme FACHB-1375:
- a CDS encoding HhoA/HhoB/HtrA family serine endopeptidase, translated as MSLTFKQLTLYLTLLSIGGGAGVLGSRYLQTENGFKEISLASPPQQQLLQTQENPAPRIDGIPTDNGNFIAEAVKKVGPAVVRIDAARRVESRLPDVFQNPFFRGFFGNEMPTAPEERVERGTGSGFILSDDGRLITNAHVVAGADTVKVTLKDGRSLDGRVIGVDPLTDIAVVKIQAKNLPAVRLGDSQNLVPGQWAIAIGNPLGLDNTVTVGIISAIGRSSSQVGVPDKRVNFIQTDAAINPGNSGGPLLNDRGEVIGINTAIRAGAQGLGFAIPIQTAQRIANQLFAKGRAEHPYLGIQMVGLNPAVKEQIGRDTNINISQDKGVLIVRVVENSPADRALLRQGDIIQKVAGIPVREPSEVQQIVESTTVGGNLELEINRNGQIQKIQVQTGAFPTE; from the coding sequence ATGAGTTTAACTTTTAAACAACTGACTCTTTATTTAACGTTGCTAAGTATTGGTGGCGGCGCAGGAGTGTTGGGGAGCCGCTATCTCCAAACAGAGAATGGTTTCAAGGAAATCTCTTTGGCATCGCCTCCGCAACAACAGCTTCTCCAGACCCAGGAAAATCCTGCACCGAGAATAGATGGAATTCCCACCGATAACGGTAACTTTATTGCAGAGGCTGTTAAAAAGGTAGGCCCTGCGGTGGTACGCATCGATGCCGCTCGTAGGGTGGAAAGTAGATTGCCCGACGTTTTTCAAAACCCCTTCTTCAGGGGGTTTTTTGGTAATGAAATGCCAACAGCACCGGAAGAACGGGTAGAACGCGGGACTGGTTCTGGATTCATTCTCAGCGATGACGGTCGCTTGATCACTAATGCTCATGTAGTAGCAGGGGCAGATACTGTGAAAGTAACTCTTAAGGACGGTCGCTCGTTGGACGGTCGGGTGATTGGTGTTGACCCGCTTACGGATATAGCGGTTGTGAAGATTCAGGCCAAAAATTTGCCTGCTGTAAGGTTGGGCGATTCTCAAAATCTGGTTCCGGGTCAGTGGGCGATCGCGATCGGCAATCCTCTGGGTTTGGATAATACTGTTACTGTGGGTATTATCAGTGCGATCGGTCGCTCCAGTTCTCAGGTCGGTGTTCCAGATAAGCGCGTTAACTTTATCCAAACCGATGCCGCGATCAACCCCGGTAATTCAGGTGGGCCGCTTTTAAACGATCGCGGCGAAGTGATCGGGATCAATACCGCTATTCGCGCTGGTGCCCAAGGACTGGGATTTGCTATCCCCATTCAAACCGCACAGCGAATCGCCAATCAGCTGTTTGCTAAAGGTCGTGCGGAACATCCTTATTTGGGAATTCAAATGGTAGGTCTTAACCCAGCCGTAAAAGAACAAATCGGTCGAGATACAAATATCAACATTTCTCAAGATAAAGGTGTTTTGATTGTGCGCGTCGTCGAAAATTCACCTGCCGATCGCGCTCTTTTGCGTCAGGGCGATATCATTCAAAAAGTTGCAGGCATACCCGTTAGAGAGCCGTCTGAAGTTCAGCAAATAGTGGAATCCACTACTGTTGGAGGTAATTTAGAACTAGAAATAAACCGCAACGGTCAAATTCAAAAAATTCAAGTTCAGACCGGTGCTTTTCCCACTGAGTAG